The following coding sequences are from one Streptomyces sp. NBC_01232 window:
- the nirB gene encoding nitrite reductase large subunit NirB, which produces MTEPLPTIVLIGHGMVGQRYLEALAERGVTATHRITVLCEEPRPAYDRVHLTSYFSGSTAEDLSMTPAGFMEQHGIALHLDDPAESIDRAARTVTSRSGQVFPYDVLVLATGSYPFVPPVPGKDAPGCFVYRTIEDLLAIEEYAKTRSSGAVVGGGLLGLEAAGALQGLGLATRIVEFAPRLMPVQVDEGGGAALLRTIESMGLTVHTGVGTQEVVVGEDGHVSGMRLSDGSTVDTDLVVFSAGVRPRDQLAREAGLNVGERGGIAVDARCLTSDPHVYAIGECALAVDGRVYGLVAPGYEMAETAADDLLGREKEFTGADLSTKLKLLGVDVASFGDAHGATPDALDVVWSDSRSGVYKKLVVSPDGVLLGGVLVGDADSYGLLRPLTGSVPPVAPEQLVLPAGVGAPVALGPSSLPDDAVICSCHNVTKKAIAACATLPEVKKCTKAGTGCGSCVKVIGQLLPAAADKGLCGCFPFTRAELYEIVRTRRLTSYQEILDGHGRPEARGGDGCEVCKPTVGSIIASLAPTLGASGYVLDGEQAALQDTNDHFLANLQRNGSYSVVPRIPGGEITPDKLIVIGEVARDFGLYTKITGGQRIDLFGASVDQLPRIWARLVDAGFESGHAYGKALRTVKSCVGQTWCRYGVQDSVRMAIDLELRYRGLRAPHKLKSAVSGCARECAEAQSKDFGVIATASGWNLYVGGNGGATPRHADLLAQDLSDAELVRLIDRFLMFYIRTADRLERTSTWLDRLEGGLAHLRDVVVHDSLGLCAELEALMADHVAHYRDEWAETLEDPERLRRFVSFVNAPGAPDPTVKFVPERDQVKPDLAVLTIGGAVR; this is translated from the coding sequence ATGACCGAGCCCCTGCCCACGATCGTGCTCATCGGGCACGGCATGGTCGGCCAGCGCTACCTCGAAGCACTCGCCGAGCGCGGGGTCACCGCCACGCACCGGATCACCGTGCTCTGCGAGGAGCCCCGGCCCGCCTACGACCGCGTGCACCTGACCTCGTACTTCTCCGGCAGCACCGCCGAGGACCTCTCCATGACGCCCGCCGGGTTCATGGAGCAGCACGGCATCGCCCTCCACCTCGACGACCCCGCCGAGAGCATCGACCGGGCCGCCCGTACCGTCACCTCCCGCTCCGGGCAGGTGTTCCCGTACGACGTCCTGGTGCTGGCCACCGGCAGCTATCCCTTCGTGCCGCCGGTGCCCGGCAAGGACGCTCCCGGCTGCTTCGTCTACCGCACCATCGAGGACCTTCTCGCCATCGAGGAGTACGCGAAGACCCGGAGCTCCGGCGCGGTCGTCGGCGGCGGTCTGCTCGGGCTGGAGGCCGCCGGCGCCCTCCAGGGGCTGGGACTGGCCACCCGGATCGTCGAATTCGCCCCGCGCCTGATGCCCGTACAGGTCGACGAGGGCGGCGGCGCGGCCCTGCTGCGCACCATCGAGTCCATGGGCCTGACCGTCCACACCGGCGTCGGCACCCAGGAAGTGGTGGTCGGCGAGGACGGCCACGTCAGCGGAATGCGGCTCTCCGACGGCTCCACCGTCGACACCGACCTCGTCGTATTCTCCGCCGGCGTCCGCCCCCGCGACCAGCTGGCCCGCGAGGCCGGACTGAATGTCGGCGAGCGCGGCGGCATCGCGGTCGACGCCCGCTGCCTCACCTCCGACCCGCACGTCTACGCCATCGGCGAGTGCGCCCTCGCCGTCGACGGCCGTGTCTACGGGCTCGTCGCCCCCGGCTACGAGATGGCCGAGACCGCCGCCGACGATCTGCTGGGCCGCGAAAAGGAGTTCACCGGAGCCGACCTGTCCACCAAGCTCAAGCTGCTCGGTGTGGACGTGGCCTCCTTCGGCGACGCCCACGGCGCCACCCCGGACGCCCTCGACGTCGTCTGGTCCGACTCCCGCTCCGGCGTGTACAAGAAGCTCGTCGTCTCCCCCGACGGAGTCCTCCTCGGCGGGGTCCTGGTCGGCGACGCGGACTCATACGGCCTGCTGCGCCCGCTCACCGGAAGCGTCCCGCCCGTGGCCCCCGAGCAGCTGGTGCTGCCCGCCGGGGTCGGCGCGCCCGTCGCGCTCGGACCGTCCTCGCTCCCCGACGACGCGGTGATCTGCTCCTGCCACAACGTCACCAAGAAGGCCATCGCCGCCTGCGCCACCCTCCCCGAGGTCAAGAAGTGCACCAAGGCGGGCACCGGCTGCGGCAGCTGCGTCAAGGTGATCGGGCAGCTGCTCCCGGCCGCCGCCGACAAGGGACTGTGCGGCTGCTTCCCCTTCACCCGGGCCGAGCTCTACGAGATCGTCCGCACCCGCCGGCTGACCTCGTACCAGGAGATCCTCGACGGCCACGGCCGCCCCGAGGCCCGCGGCGGCGACGGCTGCGAGGTCTGCAAGCCCACGGTCGGCTCGATCATCGCCTCGCTCGCCCCGACCCTGGGCGCGAGCGGCTACGTCCTGGACGGGGAGCAGGCCGCCCTGCAGGACACCAACGACCACTTCCTCGCGAACCTGCAGCGCAACGGCTCCTACTCGGTCGTCCCGCGCATCCCCGGCGGTGAGATCACCCCCGACAAGCTGATCGTGATCGGTGAGGTGGCCCGTGACTTCGGCCTCTACACGAAGATCACCGGTGGCCAGCGGATCGACCTCTTCGGCGCGAGCGTGGACCAGCTCCCGCGGATCTGGGCGCGGCTCGTCGACGCCGGGTTCGAGTCCGGGCACGCGTACGGGAAGGCCCTGCGCACGGTGAAGTCCTGCGTGGGGCAGACCTGGTGCCGCTACGGCGTCCAGGACAGCGTCCGGATGGCCATCGACCTGGAGCTGCGCTACCGGGGACTGCGCGCCCCGCACAAGCTCAAGTCGGCGGTCTCCGGCTGCGCCCGCGAGTGCGCGGAGGCGCAGAGCAAGGACTTCGGCGTCATCGCGACGGCCAGTGGCTGGAACCTGTACGTCGGCGGCAACGGCGGGGCCACCCCGCGCCACGCGGACCTGCTGGCCCAGGACCTGTCGGACGCTGAACTGGTCCGGCTGATCGACCGGTTCCTGATGTTCTACATCCGCACCGCGGACCGGCTGGAGCGGACCTCCACCTGGCTGGACCGGCTGGAGGGGGGCCTCGCGCACCTGCGGGACGTGGTCGTGCACGACTCGCTCGGACTGTGCGCGGAGCTGGAGGCCCTGATGGCCGACCATGTGGCGCACTACCGGGACGAGTGGGCCGAGACGCTCGAGGACCCGGAGCGGCTGCGCCGGTTCGTGTCCTTCGTGAACGCGCCCGGCGCGCCCGACCCGACCGTGAAGTTCGTCCCCGAGCGCGACCAGGTCAAGCCCGACCTGGCCGTTCTGACCATAGGAGGAGCCGTCCGATGA
- a CDS encoding VOC family protein, with the protein MSATMIFVNLPVKDLEASKTFWSKLGYSFNAQFTDENCASMVISDTIVAMLLAEDRYKDFTHKEIADATKTSEVLLCLSAESRTAVDELVDGALAAGATEPRPAQDHGVMYGRAFDDLDGHTWEIMWMDPSMIQS; encoded by the coding sequence ATGTCCGCCACCATGATCTTCGTCAACCTGCCGGTCAAGGACCTGGAGGCCAGCAAGACCTTCTGGAGCAAGCTGGGCTACTCCTTCAACGCCCAGTTCACCGACGAGAACTGCGCCTCGATGGTCATCAGCGACACCATCGTCGCCATGCTCCTCGCCGAGGACCGCTACAAGGACTTCACCCACAAGGAGATCGCGGACGCGACGAAGACGTCCGAGGTGCTGCTCTGTCTGAGCGCCGAGAGCCGCACCGCCGTCGACGAGCTGGTGGACGGGGCCCTGGCGGCCGGCGCCACCGAGCCCCGCCCCGCCCAGGACCACGGCGTCATGTACGGCCGGGCCTTCGACGACCTCGACGGCCACACCTGGGAGATCATGTGGATGGACCCGTCCATGATCCAGAGCTGA
- the ppdK gene encoding pyruvate, phosphate dikinase codes for MSENKDQKFVYDFTEGNRDLKDLLGGKGANLAEMTNLGLPVPPGFTITTEACKVYLESGTAPAELREEVSAHLAALEAKMGKKLGQSDDPLLVSVRSGAKFSMPGMMDTVLNIGLSDDSVKGLAAQAGNERFAWDSYRRLIQMFGKTVLDVDGELFEEALDEAKAAKKVAVDTDLDAADLKKLVTRFKKIVAKQAGREFPQDAREQLDLAVEAVFNSWNTERAKLYRRQERIPSDLGTAVNICSMVFGNLGPDSGTGVAFTRDPASGHAGVYGDYLQNAQGEDVVAGIRNTVPLADLEAIDKASYDQLMTIMTTLENHYKDLCDIEFTIERGQLWMLQTRVGKRTAGAAFRIATQLVDQGLITEAEALQRVTGHQLAQLMFPRFDEDAQTELLGRGIAASPGAAVGKAVFDSYTAVKWSRSGEKVILIRRETNPDDLDGMIASEGILTSRGGKTSHAAVVARGMGKTCVCGAEDLDVDTKRRRLTVGGTVIEEGDVVSIDGSTGKVYLGEVPVVPSPVVEYFEGRMHAGADDADELVAAVHRIMAYADRVRRLRVRANADNAEDALRARRFGAQGIGLCRTEHMFLGERRELVERLILADTDEEREEALSALLPLQKKDFVELFEAMDGLPVTVRLLDPPLHEFLPDITELSVRVALAESRKDANENDLRLLQAVHKLHEQNPMLGLRGVRLGLVIPGLFKMQVRAIAEAAAERKNAKGDPRAEIMVPLVGTVQELEIVRDEADQVIAEVEAATGTSLKLSIGTMIELPRAALTAAQIAEAAQFFSFGTNDLTQTVWGFSRDDVEASFFTAYLEKGIFGVSPFETIDKDGVGSLVRHAVKQGRATRPDLKLGVCGEHGGDPESVHFFHEVGLDYVSCSPFRIPVARLEAGRAAAEAKGSDSR; via the coding sequence GTGTCGGAAAACAAAGATCAGAAGTTCGTCTACGACTTCACCGAGGGCAACCGCGACCTCAAGGACCTTCTCGGCGGCAAGGGTGCCAACCTCGCCGAGATGACCAACCTGGGTCTGCCGGTCCCTCCCGGCTTCACCATCACCACCGAGGCCTGCAAGGTCTACCTCGAGAGCGGCACGGCCCCGGCCGAGCTGCGCGAAGAGGTCAGCGCCCACCTTGCGGCCCTCGAGGCGAAGATGGGCAAGAAGCTCGGACAGTCGGACGACCCGCTGCTGGTCTCCGTGCGCTCCGGTGCGAAGTTCTCGATGCCCGGCATGATGGACACCGTCCTGAACATCGGTCTCTCCGACGACTCCGTGAAGGGCCTCGCCGCCCAGGCCGGCAACGAGCGCTTCGCGTGGGACTCGTACCGCCGCCTCATCCAGATGTTCGGCAAGACCGTGCTGGACGTCGACGGCGAGCTCTTCGAGGAAGCCCTCGACGAGGCCAAGGCCGCCAAGAAGGTCGCCGTCGACACCGACCTCGACGCCGCCGACCTCAAGAAGCTGGTCACCCGCTTCAAGAAGATCGTCGCCAAGCAGGCCGGCCGCGAGTTCCCGCAGGACGCCCGCGAGCAGCTCGACCTCGCCGTCGAGGCCGTCTTCAACTCGTGGAACACCGAACGCGCCAAGCTCTACCGCCGCCAGGAGCGCATCCCGAGCGACCTGGGCACCGCGGTCAACATCTGCTCCATGGTCTTCGGCAACCTCGGCCCCGACTCCGGCACCGGCGTCGCCTTCACCCGCGACCCCGCCAGCGGCCACGCGGGCGTCTACGGCGACTACCTGCAGAACGCCCAGGGCGAGGACGTCGTCGCGGGCATCCGCAACACCGTGCCGCTCGCGGACCTGGAGGCCATCGACAAGGCCTCGTACGACCAGCTCATGACGATCATGACGACGCTGGAGAACCACTACAAGGATCTCTGCGACATCGAGTTCACCATCGAGCGCGGCCAGCTCTGGATGCTGCAGACCCGTGTCGGCAAGCGCACCGCCGGCGCCGCCTTCCGCATCGCCACCCAGCTCGTGGACCAGGGCCTGATCACCGAGGCCGAGGCGCTCCAGCGCGTCACCGGCCACCAGCTGGCGCAGCTGATGTTCCCGCGCTTCGACGAGGACGCGCAGACCGAGCTGCTCGGCCGCGGCATCGCCGCCTCCCCGGGCGCGGCCGTCGGCAAGGCCGTCTTCGACTCGTACACGGCCGTCAAGTGGTCCCGCTCCGGCGAGAAGGTCATCCTGATCCGCCGCGAGACCAACCCGGACGACCTGGACGGCATGATCGCCTCCGAGGGCATCCTCACCTCGCGCGGCGGCAAGACCTCGCACGCCGCCGTCGTCGCCCGCGGCATGGGCAAGACCTGTGTCTGCGGCGCCGAGGACCTCGACGTCGACACCAAGCGCCGCCGCCTGACGGTCGGCGGGACGGTCATCGAAGAGGGCGACGTCGTCTCCATCGACGGCTCCACCGGCAAGGTCTACCTCGGCGAGGTGCCCGTCGTACCGTCCCCGGTCGTCGAGTACTTCGAGGGCCGCATGCACGCCGGCGCCGACGACGCCGACGAGCTCGTCGCCGCCGTGCACCGGATCATGGCCTACGCGGACCGCGTCCGCCGCCTGCGCGTGCGCGCCAACGCCGACAACGCCGAGGACGCGCTGCGCGCCCGCCGCTTCGGCGCCCAGGGCATCGGCCTGTGCCGCACCGAGCACATGTTCCTCGGCGAGCGCCGTGAACTCGTGGAGCGACTGATCCTCGCGGACACCGACGAAGAGCGCGAGGAGGCACTCAGTGCCCTCCTGCCGCTGCAGAAGAAGGACTTCGTCGAGCTCTTCGAGGCGATGGACGGACTGCCCGTCACCGTCCGCCTCCTGGACCCGCCGCTGCACGAGTTCCTGCCCGACATCACCGAGCTGTCGGTCCGCGTCGCCCTCGCCGAGTCCCGCAAGGACGCCAACGAGAACGACCTGCGCCTGCTCCAGGCCGTGCACAAGCTGCACGAGCAGAACCCGATGCTGGGTCTGCGCGGTGTCCGCCTCGGCCTGGTCATCCCCGGCCTCTTCAAGATGCAGGTCCGGGCGATCGCCGAGGCCGCGGCCGAGCGCAAGAACGCCAAGGGCGACCCGCGCGCCGAGATCATGGTCCCGCTCGTCGGCACCGTCCAGGAGCTGGAGATCGTCCGCGACGAGGCCGACCAGGTCATCGCCGAGGTCGAGGCCGCCACCGGCACCAGCCTCAAGCTGAGCATCGGCACGATGATCGAGCTGCCGCGCGCCGCCCTGACGGCCGCCCAGATCGCCGAGGCCGCGCAGTTCTTCTCCTTCGGCACGAACGACCTGACCCAGACGGTGTGGGGCTTCTCCCGCGACGACGTCGAGGCCAGCTTCTTCACCGCCTACCTGGAGAAGGGCATCTTCGGGGTCTCGCCCTTCGAGACCATCGACAAGGACGGCGTCGGCTCCCTCGTGCGCCACGCGGTCAAGCAGGGCCGGGCCACCCGCCCCGACCTCAAGCTCGGCGTCTGCGGCGAGCACGGCGGCGACCCCGAGTCCGTCCACTTCTTCCACGAGGTCGGCCTCGACTACGTCTCCTGCTCGCCCTTCCGGATCCCGGTGGCGCGCCTCGAGGCGGGCCGTGCGGCCGCCGAGGCGAAGGGCAGCGACAGCCGCTGA
- the nirD gene encoding nitrite reductase small subunit NirD → MTVELKVAQGWLTVCELSSLTPGRGVAALLPDGSQAAVFVDRAGRPYAIGNQDPFTGAHVLSRGLVGTAGGRPFVASPLLKQRFDLESGRCLDDEEMAVRTYPVRTAVTS, encoded by the coding sequence ATGACCGTGGAACTGAAGGTTGCGCAGGGCTGGCTGACGGTGTGCGAGCTGTCCTCGCTCACCCCCGGGCGAGGGGTGGCGGCGCTGCTGCCCGACGGGAGCCAGGCCGCGGTGTTCGTCGACCGTGCGGGGCGCCCGTACGCCATCGGCAACCAGGACCCCTTCACCGGGGCTCATGTGCTCTCGCGCGGGCTGGTGGGGACGGCCGGGGGCCGGCCCTTCGTGGCATCGCCGCTGCTGAAGCAGCGCTTCGACCTGGAATCGGGGCGCTGCCTGGACGACGAGGAGATGGCGGTCCGGACCTACCCGGTGCGGACCGCCGTGACCTCGTGA
- a CDS encoding ArsR/SmtB family transcription factor: MLRIHFTGVDLARVRMAGRPDALWETILSFHRLRDRRDARLFGEWRTETRSRLNSETRTLGMLIPSHGYFPDFLTPVEGQYGWDVGLDALRGIRPERMRRELQLLGAGAPMTPRLREFMDDDAGKQLPRLMGELRAYHRAAVEPYWTHIQAQIEAERAARGRALLDGGADELLASLPPMLRWRAPVLECDYPVDRDVRLRGRGLLLQPSFFCRRTAVTLHDPELPPVLVYPAAAQLASAPAGGEAARPVEEQRQRTLGKLVGHTRSVVLRAIGDGATTSELARRAGVSLASASQHACVMREAGLVTTLRRGNAVLHTVTPLGAALLKGGAVAS; this comes from the coding sequence GTGCTGCGTATCCATTTCACTGGAGTGGACCTGGCACGCGTACGGATGGCAGGGCGTCCCGATGCGTTGTGGGAAACGATTCTCAGCTTTCACCGCTTAAGAGACCGGCGCGATGCCCGGTTGTTCGGTGAATGGCGTACGGAAACCCGGAGCAGGTTGAATAGTGAAACACGCACGCTCGGTATGCTCATACCGAGTCATGGTTATTTCCCCGATTTCCTGACCCCTGTGGAGGGGCAGTACGGGTGGGACGTGGGCCTCGACGCGCTGCGCGGGATCCGTCCCGAGCGCATGCGGCGCGAGCTGCAGCTGCTCGGCGCCGGTGCGCCGATGACGCCGCGGCTGCGGGAGTTCATGGACGACGACGCCGGCAAACAGCTGCCCCGGCTCATGGGCGAACTGCGCGCCTATCACCGGGCGGCCGTGGAGCCGTACTGGACGCACATCCAGGCCCAGATCGAGGCCGAGCGGGCCGCACGGGGCCGGGCCCTGCTGGACGGGGGCGCGGACGAGCTGCTGGCCTCGCTGCCGCCGATGCTGCGCTGGCGGGCCCCGGTACTGGAGTGCGACTACCCGGTGGACCGTGACGTACGGCTGCGGGGACGCGGGCTGCTGCTCCAGCCGTCCTTCTTCTGCCGGCGCACCGCGGTGACCCTGCACGATCCGGAGCTGCCGCCGGTGCTGGTCTACCCGGCGGCCGCGCAGCTGGCGTCGGCGCCCGCGGGCGGCGAGGCGGCCCGGCCCGTCGAGGAGCAGCGCCAGCGCACCCTGGGCAAGCTGGTCGGGCACACCCGCTCGGTGGTGCTGAGGGCCATAGGGGACGGGGCGACCACCAGCGAGCTGGCCCGCCGGGCCGGGGTCTCGCTGGCCTCCGCGAGCCAGCACGCCTGCGTGATGCGGGAGGCGGGGCTGGTGACCACGCTGCGCCGGGGGAACGCGGTGCTGCACACCGTGACGCCGCTGGGGGCCGCGCTGCTGAAGGGCGGGGCCGTGGCCTCGTGA
- a CDS encoding alkaline phosphatase PhoX has protein sequence MERRTFLRGAVIGSSAAAFGGTLMHGAAYAAPAQPGAGPYGALGAADANGIMLPSGFTSRVIARSGQIVSGTSYTWHSAPDGGACFVDGSGWIYVSNSEINPSGGASAVRFNSSGTVTGAHRILSNTRQNCAGGKTPWNTWLSCEEVDRGFVYETDPYGVNAAVQRPAMGRFKHEAAAADPVRQVIYLTEDETSGCFYRFVPTTWGNLSSGTLQVLKAGTATSGSFTWQNVPDPDGSPTATRSQVSGSKKFNGGEGCHYANDTVWFTTKGDNRVWQLNLTNNTYELAYDDSLVPGGAAPLTGVDNVTGSSYGDLYVAEDGGNMEICVITPDDVVAPFLRITGQSSSEITGPAFSPAGNRLYFSSQRGTTGSSSAGITYEVTGPFRV, from the coding sequence GTGGAACGTCGTACCTTCCTGCGCGGCGCAGTGATCGGTTCGTCGGCCGCCGCCTTCGGCGGCACGTTGATGCACGGGGCCGCCTACGCCGCCCCCGCCCAGCCGGGTGCCGGGCCCTACGGGGCGCTCGGCGCGGCCGACGCCAACGGCATCATGCTCCCCAGCGGCTTCACCAGCCGGGTGATCGCCCGTTCGGGCCAGATCGTGAGCGGTACCTCGTACACCTGGCACAGCGCGCCCGACGGCGGTGCGTGTTTCGTGGACGGCTCGGGCTGGATCTACGTCTCCAATTCGGAGATCAACCCCTCCGGCGGCGCGAGCGCGGTGCGGTTCAATTCCTCCGGCACCGTCACCGGCGCCCACCGGATCCTCTCCAACACCCGGCAGAACTGCGCGGGCGGCAAGACCCCGTGGAACACCTGGCTGTCCTGCGAGGAGGTCGACCGCGGCTTCGTCTACGAGACCGACCCGTACGGGGTGAACGCGGCCGTGCAGCGCCCGGCGATGGGCCGCTTCAAGCACGAGGCGGCCGCGGCCGACCCGGTGCGCCAGGTCATCTACCTGACCGAGGACGAGACCAGCGGCTGCTTCTACCGCTTCGTGCCGACGACCTGGGGCAACCTCTCCTCCGGCACCCTCCAGGTGCTGAAGGCCGGCACCGCCACCTCCGGTTCCTTCACCTGGCAGAACGTCCCGGACCCGGACGGCTCGCCGACCGCGACCCGCAGCCAGGTCTCCGGCTCGAAGAAGTTCAACGGTGGCGAGGGCTGCCACTACGCCAACGACACCGTCTGGTTCACCACCAAGGGCGACAACCGGGTCTGGCAGCTCAACCTCACGAACAACACCTACGAGCTGGCCTACGACGATTCGCTCGTGCCCGGCGGGGCGGCCCCGCTGACCGGCGTCGACAACGTCACCGGATCGTCGTACGGCGACCTGTACGTCGCTGAGGACGGCGGCAACATGGAGATCTGCGTGATCACCCCGGACGACGTGGTGGCGCCCTTCCTGCGGATCACCGGCCAGTCCTCCTCGGAGATCACCGGCCCGGCCTTCTCGCCCGCCGGGAACCGGCTCTACTTCTCCAGCCAGCGCGGCACGACCGGCAGCTCGTCCGCCGGCATCACCTACGAGGTGACGGGCCCGTTCCGCGTTTAG